In Xenorhabdus nematophila ATCC 19061, one DNA window encodes the following:
- the rapA gene encoding RNA polymerase-associated protein RapA, with amino-acid sequence MPFTLGQRWISDTESELGLGTIVALDARMVTLLFPASGENRLYARNDSPITRVMFNVGDTVTSHEGWKLKIDDVQQDNGLLIYVGTRLDTEEENTCLREVFLDSKLTFNKPQDRLFAGQIDRMDRFALRLRARKHQSEQFRLAESGLRGIRASLIPHQLHIANEVGKRHAPRVLLADEVGLGKTIEAGMIIHQQLMAGRAERVLVIVPDSLQHQWLVEMLRRFNLRFSLFDDGRYTEALHDSDNPFETEQLVICSLDFVRRNKQRFEHLLEASWDLMVVDEAHHLEWSEKAPSREYHVIEQLSEQIPAVLLLTATPEQLGQESHFARLRLLDPNRFHDYQAFIDEQQKYRPVADAVTLLLSGEILSNDQQNAIVELISEQDIEPLLKAVNSQQDEESNNARRELVAMLMDRHGTSRLLFRNTRGGVKGFPHRELHEIKLPLPAQYQTAIKVSEIMGAKKTVEARAKDMLYPERIYQEFEGENATWWNFDPRVEWLMGFLMANRDEKVLVICAKAETALQLEQVLREREGIRSAVFHEGLSLLERDRAAAYFASEEEGAQVLLCSEIGSEGRNFQFANQLVMFDLPFNPDLLEQRIGRLDRIGQTRDIKISVPYLENTAQSILLRWYHEGLDAFEHTCPTGRPIYDKYYEVLLNFLAKPNEQTGFNEFIAECRTHHEQLRQQLEQGRDRLLEMNSNGGEQGQQLAEKIAAQDNDTDLVNFALNLFDIVGINQEDHSDSIIALHPSDHMLVPDFPGLPKDGCSITFDREKALSREDTQFLSWEHPIIRNGLDLILSGDTGSCAVSILKNKALPVGTLLVELVYVVEAQAPKHLQLTRFLPPTPVRLLLDLKGTDLAPQVEFESFNRQLNAINRHNASKLVNAVQKEVHAILQQSEPLIEKQSRELIEKAKKEADEALSAELSRLEALKAVNPNIRDDELDAIESEHKHVLLNLDQATWRLDAIRLVVVSHQ; translated from the coding sequence ATGCCATTTACTCTTGGTCAACGCTGGATCAGCGATACAGAAAGCGAACTTGGATTAGGAACAATCGTAGCGCTTGATGCGCGTATGGTGACGTTGCTTTTTCCTGCCAGCGGAGAAAACCGCCTTTACGCACGCAATGATTCCCCCATTACTCGCGTTATGTTTAATGTGGGTGATACCGTGACCAGTCACGAAGGCTGGAAACTCAAGATCGATGATGTTCAGCAAGATAATGGCCTGCTGATCTATGTCGGTACTCGTCTGGATACTGAAGAAGAAAATACCTGCCTGAGAGAAGTTTTTCTGGATAGCAAACTGACGTTCAATAAACCTCAGGATCGCCTGTTTGCCGGTCAAATTGACCGCATGGATCGCTTTGCTCTGCGTCTTCGCGCCCGTAAACACCAAAGCGAGCAGTTTCGCTTAGCAGAAAGCGGGTTGCGTGGCATTCGGGCGAGTTTGATCCCTCACCAGCTACATATTGCCAATGAAGTCGGCAAGCGCCACGCGCCTCGTGTATTACTGGCGGATGAAGTGGGATTAGGTAAAACAATTGAAGCCGGCATGATCATTCACCAGCAATTGATGGCAGGACGCGCAGAACGTGTGCTGGTTATCGTGCCAGACAGTCTGCAACATCAGTGGCTGGTAGAAATGCTGCGCCGATTCAACCTGCGTTTCTCCCTGTTTGATGATGGACGCTACACCGAAGCCCTTCATGACAGCGATAACCCGTTTGAAACTGAGCAATTGGTTATCTGCTCTCTGGATTTTGTTCGCCGTAATAAGCAACGTTTCGAACATTTGCTGGAAGCGAGTTGGGATTTGATGGTCGTGGATGAAGCTCACCATCTGGAGTGGAGTGAGAAAGCCCCGAGCCGCGAATATCACGTCATAGAACAACTGTCAGAACAAATTCCTGCTGTTCTGTTGCTGACAGCCACACCGGAGCAGTTGGGCCAGGAGAGCCACTTTGCCCGCCTGCGTCTGCTGGACCCGAATCGCTTCCATGATTATCAAGCATTTATTGACGAACAACAGAAATATCGTCCTGTTGCCGATGCCGTGACGTTACTGTTATCGGGTGAAATCCTGAGCAATGACCAGCAGAATGCCATTGTCGAGCTGATTAGTGAGCAAGATATTGAACCTCTGTTGAAAGCAGTCAACAGCCAGCAGGATGAAGAAAGCAACAATGCGCGCCGTGAACTGGTTGCTATGCTGATGGATCGTCATGGAACCAGCCGCCTGTTATTCCGTAATACCCGTGGTGGCGTGAAGGGTTTCCCGCATCGGGAATTGCACGAAATCAAGTTACCCCTGCCGGCCCAATACCAGACGGCAATCAAGGTATCTGAAATCATGGGTGCCAAAAAGACCGTGGAAGCCCGCGCTAAAGATATGCTCTATCCTGAGCGAATCTATCAGGAATTCGAAGGTGAAAACGCCACATGGTGGAACTTCGATCCACGCGTAGAATGGTTGATGGGTTTCCTGATGGCAAACCGCGATGAAAAAGTGCTGGTCATCTGTGCCAAGGCAGAAACTGCCCTGCAACTGGAGCAGGTTCTGCGTGAGCGGGAAGGCATCCGCAGCGCAGTATTCCACGAAGGTTTGTCCCTGTTGGAACGCGACCGCGCCGCCGCTTACTTCGCTTCCGAAGAAGAAGGGGCACAAGTGCTGCTCTGTTCTGAAATTGGCTCTGAAGGACGTAACTTCCAGTTTGCCAATCAGCTTGTTATGTTTGATTTGCCGTTCAATCCTGATTTGCTGGAACAACGCATCGGTCGTCTGGATCGCATCGGTCAGACCCGTGATATTAAAATCAGTGTGCCTTATCTGGAAAATACGGCGCAATCCATTCTGTTGCGTTGGTATCACGAAGGTTTGGATGCGTTTGAGCACACCTGCCCAACCGGTCGCCCTATCTATGACAAGTATTATGAAGTTCTGTTGAACTTCCTTGCCAAACCGAATGAGCAAACCGGCTTCAATGAGTTTATTGCGGAATGCCGCACGCACCATGAACAGCTCAGACAGCAATTGGAGCAAGGTCGTGACCGTCTGCTGGAAATGAACTCCAATGGCGGCGAACAAGGCCAGCAACTGGCAGAAAAAATTGCTGCGCAGGATAACGATACCGATCTGGTCAATTTTGCCCTGAATCTATTTGATATCGTCGGCATCAATCAGGAAGATCACAGTGACAGCATTATTGCCCTGCATCCCTCTGATCATATGCTGGTGCCGGATTTCCCGGGATTGCCGAAAGATGGCTGCTCAATTACGTTTGATCGTGAGAAAGCACTCTCCCGTGAAGATACTCAATTCCTGAGCTGGGAACACCCAATCATTCGCAATGGCCTGGATTTAATTCTGTCCGGCGATACAGGAAGCTGTGCTGTTTCTATTCTGAAAAATAAAGCACTGCCGGTAGGAACCCTGTTAGTTGAATTGGTCTACGTTGTTGAAGCCCAAGCACCGAAACACCTGCAATTGACGCGTTTCTTACCACCCACGCCAGTGCGCCTGTTGTTGGATCTGAAAGGCACGGATCTGGCGCCTCAGGTGGAATTTGAAAGCTTCAACCGCCAGCTCAATGCCATCAATCGCCACAACGCCAGCAAACTGGTGAATGCGGTACAGAAAGAAGTTCATGCGATTTTACAACAATCAGAGCCTCTGATTGAAAAACAATCACGTGAATTGATTGAGAAGGCGAAGAAAGAGGCTGATGAAGCGCTGTCAGCAGAATTATCACGTCTGGAAGCCCTGAAAGCGGTTAACCCGAATATCCGTGATGATGAACTGGATGCGATTGAATCCGAGCATAAACACGTACTGCTCAATCTTGATCAGGCTACTTGGCGTTTGGATGCAATTCGGTTGGTTGTTGTTTCTCACCAATAA
- the djlA gene encoding co-chaperone DjlA, giving the protein MQYWGKLFGLIFGIASGAGFWGIVIGLLLGHILDKVRLRNQRVDTKGQTRQTLFFRSTFQVLGHLTKAKGRVTETDIQLATQLMDRMQLHGEARFSAQQAFREGKQSQFPLRTTLRQLRRACFGRFDLIRMFLEIQLQAAFADGELHPNERAVLFVIAEELGISRIQFEQFLAMMEGGRHFEGHQHNGQYRQHSQAYGQPRATLADACKVLGVHEHGDATTIKRAYRKLMSEHHPDKLVAKGLPPEMMELAKQKAQSIQAAYDLIKKEKGFK; this is encoded by the coding sequence ATGCAGTATTGGGGAAAATTATTTGGATTAATATTTGGTATAGCGTCTGGTGCTGGTTTCTGGGGGATCGTGATTGGCTTACTGCTTGGTCACATTCTTGACAAAGTGAGGTTACGAAATCAGCGGGTTGATACTAAAGGCCAGACCCGGCAAACCCTGTTTTTTCGCAGTACTTTTCAAGTACTGGGGCACTTAACGAAAGCAAAAGGCCGGGTAACAGAAACAGACATTCAGCTCGCCACTCAACTGATGGACAGAATGCAACTGCATGGTGAGGCGAGATTTTCGGCACAACAGGCGTTCCGGGAAGGTAAACAATCTCAATTTCCTCTGCGGACAACGTTACGGCAACTACGGCGTGCTTGTTTTGGTCGTTTCGACCTGATTCGAATGTTTCTGGAAATACAATTACAGGCCGCATTTGCTGATGGTGAACTGCATCCCAACGAAAGGGCTGTTCTGTTTGTGATTGCCGAAGAGCTGGGAATTTCCCGCATCCAGTTTGAACAATTTCTTGCCATGATGGAAGGTGGGCGTCATTTCGAAGGGCACCAGCATAATGGGCAGTACCGACAACATTCCCAGGCGTATGGGCAACCGCGGGCAACACTGGCAGATGCCTGTAAGGTATTGGGTGTCCATGAACATGGTGATGCGACAACCATTAAGCGGGCTTATCGAAAACTGATGAGTGAGCATCATCCGGATAAACTGGTGGCAAAAGGTTTACCACCAGAAATGATGGAACTGGCGAAACAAAAAGCGCAGTCCATCCAGGCGGCTTATGATTTAATAAAAAAAGAAAAGGGCTTTAAATAG
- the rluA gene encoding bifunctional tRNA pseudouridine(32) synthase/23S rRNA pseudouridine(746) synthase RluA, protein MLESYHPPTDPWLYVLYQDEHIMVVNKPSGLLSVPGKAEEHKDSIMTRIQAEFPTAESVHRLDMATSGIMVVALTKAAERELKRQFREREPKKVYIARVWGKLVPEKGRVDLPLICDWPNRPKQKVCFETGKSAQTEYQVLEYEEQATRVRLAPITGRSHQLRVHMLALGNPIMGDRFYAHSQARELAPRLQLHAQELFITHPAYGTPLHFECKADF, encoded by the coding sequence ATGCTGGAGTCTTATCATCCCCCGACAGATCCTTGGTTATATGTGCTGTATCAGGATGAGCACATTATGGTTGTCAATAAACCCAGTGGATTACTTTCCGTGCCGGGTAAAGCAGAAGAGCACAAAGACAGTATCATGACGCGGATACAAGCTGAATTTCCCACCGCTGAATCTGTCCATCGATTGGATATGGCCACCAGCGGCATCATGGTTGTGGCACTCACCAAAGCCGCCGAACGGGAGCTGAAACGTCAGTTCCGCGAACGTGAACCGAAAAAAGTCTATATCGCCCGGGTCTGGGGAAAACTGGTGCCGGAAAAAGGGAGGGTGGATTTACCGTTGATCTGCGACTGGCCGAACCGACCCAAACAAAAAGTCTGCTTTGAAACGGGGAAATCGGCACAGACTGAGTATCAGGTGCTGGAATATGAAGAACAAGCAACACGTGTCAGACTTGCTCCAATCACCGGGCGTTCGCATCAGCTCAGAGTACATATGCTGGCACTGGGCAACCCGATTATGGGGGATCGATTCTATGCCCATTCGCAGGCAAGGGAGTTGGCGCCTCGCCTGCAATTACATGCCCAGGAGCTATTCATTACACATCCGGCTTATGGCACGCCACTGCATTTTGAATGCAAAGCCGATTTTTAA
- the lptD gene encoding LPS assembly protein LptD, which yields MNKCYPTLLATMVWAALYSQQAHADLAAQCMLGVPAYDKPIITGDPNQIPIHIKSDDTRGEYPSAVEFIGNVNIQQGNKTLTADKVRLEQTQDKEPVRTVTATGNVSYDDPQIMLKGPRGWANLNNKDADVEQGKYQMVGRQGRGNADKMMLRDENRYTILNNGIFTSCLPGNDSWSVVGSEVILDREEEVAEIWNARFRVANVPVFYSPYLQLPIGDKRRSGFLLPNASFSNKEGIQFLLPYGGKNAPPHEATITPHLITKRGFKLDHEFRYLTKAGTGTVALDWIGHDRLYEEDKKLKARPERDSSERWLFYWNHSGVMNQVWRFSADYTKVSDPNYFTDYSSQYGSSTDGYATQKFSVGYAQQNWNATLATKQFQIFTASESRKAYRATPQLDLNYYKNDLGPFDFHTYAQAAKFTSIGNQWPDATRWHLEPALNLPLSNGWASINNEFKLMATHYEQDLSPEIQKNQPLLEKSVNRVLPVFKSDAKMVFERAMYFNQGYTQTLEPRVQYLYVPYKNQDNINNFDSSLLQADYTGLFRDRFYSGLDRISSANQFTTGVTTRIYDEDLVERFSLSVGQIYYFERPRTGDTDPNPSSKDIIGNKKGTGSTTWAGDVHWRINDSWGIKGGMQYDNRLGSVAMGNAVVEYHRDADRLVQLNYRFVDSNYIQATLGQLPAYQQGISQVGLAASWPLADRWAFVGAYYYDTKEKQPASQVVGLQYNTCCWSVGVGYERKIVNWRFGSSQYDNKWSFNVELRGLSNNHSLGSQKMLQQGILPYQRAF from the coding sequence ATGAATAAATGTTATCCCACTCTGCTGGCCACAATGGTATGGGCAGCACTTTATAGTCAGCAAGCACATGCTGATCTCGCAGCACAATGTATGCTGGGAGTACCTGCCTACGATAAGCCGATTATCACAGGCGATCCCAATCAAATTCCCATTCACATTAAATCCGATGATACCCGGGGTGAATATCCCAGCGCAGTGGAGTTCATCGGCAATGTTAATATTCAACAGGGGAATAAAACGCTGACCGCCGATAAAGTACGGCTTGAACAGACACAGGATAAAGAGCCTGTCCGTACTGTCACGGCAACCGGTAATGTCAGTTATGATGATCCTCAGATCATGTTAAAAGGGCCACGTGGCTGGGCCAATCTGAACAATAAAGACGCTGATGTGGAACAGGGCAAATATCAGATGGTCGGCCGTCAGGGGCGCGGCAACGCAGATAAAATGATGCTGCGTGATGAAAACCGCTATACCATTTTGAATAACGGGATATTTACGTCCTGTTTGCCCGGCAATGATAGCTGGAGTGTTGTCGGTTCTGAAGTAATCCTCGATCGCGAGGAAGAAGTGGCTGAAATCTGGAACGCCCGTTTCCGGGTTGCCAATGTGCCTGTATTTTACAGCCCATACTTGCAGTTGCCGATCGGTGATAAACGCCGCTCCGGTTTCTTGCTCCCGAATGCCAGCTTTTCCAATAAAGAGGGCATCCAATTCCTGCTGCCCTATGGGGGGAAGAACGCACCGCCCCACGAGGCCACCATTACTCCGCATCTCATCACCAAGCGTGGCTTTAAACTGGATCATGAATTCCGTTACTTAACTAAAGCAGGTACGGGTACTGTTGCGCTGGATTGGATTGGTCATGACCGTCTGTATGAAGAGGATAAAAAACTTAAAGCCAGACCTGAGCGGGACAGCAGCGAGCGCTGGTTATTCTACTGGAACCATAGTGGAGTCATGAATCAGGTGTGGCGTTTCAGTGCTGACTACACCAAAGTCAGTGATCCAAACTATTTTACTGACTACTCGTCACAGTACGGCTCCAGTACTGACGGCTACGCTACGCAGAAATTCAGCGTTGGCTATGCTCAACAAAACTGGAATGCCACACTGGCAACCAAGCAATTCCAAATCTTCACCGCAAGTGAGAGCAGGAAAGCCTACAGAGCGACACCTCAGCTGGATCTGAATTACTATAAAAATGATTTAGGCCCATTTGATTTCCATACCTATGCCCAAGCGGCTAAATTTACCAGCATAGGTAACCAATGGCCGGATGCAACACGCTGGCATCTTGAACCTGCCCTAAATCTGCCACTTTCCAATGGGTGGGCCAGCATCAATAACGAATTCAAATTGATGGCAACCCATTACGAGCAGGATCTTTCCCCGGAAATACAAAAAAACCAACCTTTATTGGAAAAATCAGTTAACCGTGTTCTGCCCGTGTTTAAATCAGATGCAAAAATGGTGTTTGAACGCGCCATGTACTTCAATCAGGGTTACACCCAAACACTGGAGCCTCGCGTTCAATATCTCTACGTACCTTACAAGAATCAGGATAACATTAATAACTTTGATTCATCCCTGTTGCAGGCAGACTATACCGGATTATTCCGTGACCGTTTCTACAGCGGATTAGACCGCATTTCATCAGCCAATCAGTTTACGACGGGTGTAACCACCCGCATTTATGATGAAGATTTAGTTGAACGTTTTAGCCTGTCCGTAGGTCAAATCTACTACTTTGAGCGCCCGCGTACCGGAGATACAGATCCTAACCCAAGCAGCAAGGACATTATCGGCAACAAGAAAGGGACAGGGTCAACGACATGGGCCGGGGATGTCCACTGGAGAATCAATGATTCCTGGGGCATCAAGGGCGGAATGCAATACGATAACCGTCTGGGCAGTGTGGCAATGGGGAATGCTGTCGTGGAATACCATCGCGATGCTGACCGTCTGGTGCAGTTAAACTATCGCTTTGTTGACAGCAATTATATTCAGGCCACGCTTGGGCAATTACCCGCTTATCAGCAAGGCATTTCGCAGGTGGGTCTGGCAGCAAGCTGGCCATTGGCAGATCGCTGGGCATTTGTGGGCGCCTATTACTACGATACCAAAGAGAAACAACCTGCGAGCCAAGTCGTAGGGCTGCAATACAATACTTGCTGCTGGTCAGTCGGTGTGGGTTATGAACGCAAGATAGTCAACTGGAGATTCGGCAGCAGTCAGTATGACAACAAATGGTCATTCAATGTTGAACTACGCGGCTTAAGTAACAATCATAGTTTGGGTAGTCAGAAAATGTTGCAGCAAGGTATTCTTCCATACCAACGTGCATTCTGA